The proteins below are encoded in one region of Methanoculleus taiwanensis:
- the nifS gene encoding cysteine desulfurase NifS — translation MVTRQVYLDHAATTPTHPEVVDAMLPFFSEKFGNPSSLYSRAREARKAVEEARIKVATALGASPEEIYFTSGGTESDNWAIKGIAAAHRKKGNHIITSSIEHHAVIDPCRHLEKQGFSVTYLPVDEYGRVDPAAVAAAITPETILISVMTANNEIGTIQPIAEIGKIAREHDIFFHTDAVQAIGAIPIDVDALSVDLLSLSAHKFYGPKGIGALYIRKGTRAETLMHGGGQERRRRAGTENVPGIVGLGEAIEHAVTDLEGRTRRIAAMRDRLIAGILDTIPKSRLNGHPTQRLANNVNIAFRYVEGESILLMLDYFGIAASTGSACTSATLDPSHVLLACGLPAEHAHGSLRLTLGEENTEEDIDYVLEVLPGIIERLRSMSPLTPTDTR, via the coding sequence ATGGTTACGAGGCAGGTGTATCTGGATCATGCGGCGACCACGCCGACTCACCCGGAAGTCGTCGACGCGATGCTTCCGTTCTTCTCGGAAAAGTTCGGGAACCCCTCTTCGCTCTACAGCCGGGCGCGGGAGGCGCGTAAAGCCGTGGAAGAAGCCCGCATCAAGGTAGCGACCGCGCTCGGGGCGAGTCCCGAGGAGATCTACTTTACGTCAGGTGGGACGGAGTCCGATAACTGGGCCATAAAAGGGATCGCCGCTGCTCATCGGAAGAAGGGCAATCATATCATCACCTCGTCGATCGAGCACCACGCAGTCATCGACCCCTGCCGGCACCTCGAGAAGCAGGGTTTTTCGGTGACCTACCTTCCCGTCGACGAGTACGGCAGGGTTGACCCGGCGGCGGTCGCGGCTGCTATTACACCCGAAACGATCCTGATCTCGGTGATGACGGCGAACAACGAGATCGGCACCATCCAGCCAATCGCCGAGATCGGGAAGATCGCCCGCGAGCACGATATTTTCTTCCATACCGATGCCGTGCAGGCGATCGGTGCGATACCGATCGACGTCGATGCGTTGTCCGTCGATCTCCTCTCGCTCTCGGCCCATAAATTCTACGGGCCAAAGGGGATCGGGGCGCTCTACATCCGGAAGGGCACCCGGGCAGAGACGCTCATGCATGGCGGCGGCCAGGAGCGGCGCCGGCGGGCGGGCACCGAGAACGTCCCTGGAATTGTGGGGCTCGGAGAAGCGATCGAGCATGCCGTCACCGACCTCGAGGGGCGTACCCGGCGGATCGCCGCGATGCGCGACCGCCTGATTGCGGGCATCCTCGACACGATCCCAAAATCCCGGCTAAACGGTCACCCTACACAGCGGCTCGCGAACAACGTGAATATTGCGTTCCGCTACGTTGAGGGCGAGTCGATCCTGCTGATGCTCGATTACTTCGGGATCGCTGCCTCGACGGGGAGCGCCTGCACCTCGGCGACTCTGGATCCCTCGCACGTCCTTCTTGCCTGTGGGCTGCCGGCGGAGCACGCCCACGGTTCGCTCCGACTCACCCTCGGGGAAGAGAACACGGAGGAGGATATCGACTACGTCCTCGAGGTGCTCCCCGGCATCATCGAACGGCTCCGGAGCATGTCGCCGCTGACACCGACGGATACGAGGTAG
- a CDS encoding MBL fold metallo-hydrolase, which translates to MELTILASGSKGNSAYLNGESGALLIDAGLSARELLRRLGRAGGDEKRIEAILLTHEHSDHLRGADVLARKLGVPVIATEGTLAAFFNKFGDRGCVKAERCVTGESFSLGDFTIEPFAISHDAREPCGYCIGEQDLRIGCCTDTGIVTDGMMERLAACDAVLLESNHCPEMLENGPYPVYLKQRIRSKRGHLSNSAASLCLRTMAGRVDSVLLAHLSEVNNTHEKALSTALNGLGLYADRMQISVAPQHPWDDNPAGCGLRL; encoded by the coding sequence ATGGAGCTGACCATCCTCGCCAGCGGAAGCAAAGGAAACTCTGCCTACCTGAACGGTGAGAGCGGTGCGCTGCTCATCGACGCCGGGCTGAGTGCACGCGAACTCCTTCGCCGTCTCGGCCGTGCCGGCGGGGATGAAAAGCGAATCGAAGCAATTCTCCTCACGCACGAGCACTCGGATCACCTGCGCGGCGCAGACGTCCTCGCGAGGAAGCTCGGCGTCCCCGTCATCGCCACGGAAGGGACGCTGGCGGCGTTCTTCAATAAGTTCGGAGACCGGGGATGCGTCAAGGCGGAGCGGTGCGTTACGGGGGAGTCTTTTTCCCTCGGCGACTTTACCATAGAACCGTTTGCAATATCCCACGACGCCCGGGAACCCTGTGGTTACTGTATCGGCGAGCAGGATCTCCGGATCGGTTGCTGCACCGATACCGGCATCGTCACCGACGGGATGATGGAGCGCCTCGCCGCCTGCGACGCGGTTCTCCTCGAGAGCAACCACTGTCCTGAGATGCTCGAGAACGGCCCCTACCCCGTTTACCTGAAACAGCGGATCCGGTCGAAGCGTGGCCACCTCTCAAACTCCGCTGCATCACTCTGCCTCAGGACGATGGCCGGCCGGGTGGACTCCGTCCTCCTTGCTCACCTCAGTGAGGTGAACAACACCCATGAAAAAGCGCTCTCGACCGCTCTTAACGGTCTCGGTCTCTACGCCGACCGGATGCAGATCTCCGTCGCCCCGCAGCACCCGTGGGATGACAATCCCGCCGGGTGTGGCCTCCGCCTGTAA
- the nifU gene encoding Fe-S cluster assembly scaffold protein NifU, with translation MTGYSDRVMDHFMNPRNMGEIADADGVGEVGNPACGDIMKICIRVEGGRITDAKFKTFGCGAAIASSSMATEMIVGKTLKEAWGVTNRAVAEALEGLPPQKLHCSVLAEECIHAAINDCRTKNGLPAWAEGPEAGE, from the coding sequence ATGACAGGATACAGCGATAGGGTAATGGATCACTTTATGAACCCCCGGAATATGGGGGAGATCGCGGATGCGGACGGTGTCGGCGAGGTCGGGAATCCGGCCTGCGGCGATATCATGAAGATCTGCATCCGGGTGGAGGGCGGCAGGATCACGGACGCGAAGTTCAAGACCTTCGGGTGCGGGGCGGCGATTGCCTCGAGTTCGATGGCGACGGAGATGATCGTCGGCAAGACGCTGAAAGAAGCCTGGGGGGTCACGAACCGGGCGGTCGCCGAAGCGCTCGAGGGGCTCCCGCCGCAGAAACTGCACTGCTCGGTGCTCGCGGAAGAGTGTATTCATGCGGCGATAAACGACTGCCGCACAAAGAACGGCCTTCCCGCATGGGCAGAGGGGCCGGAGGCCGGGGAGTGA
- a CDS encoding zinc ribbon domain-containing protein produces the protein MEEISMKACQSCGMPMRTESDFGTEADGTCSNDYCINCYQRGAFTEPEITIDAMAEKGGAILAQLFEIPVGNAKNFCREQLTCLKRWAGREIPVCASCGMPLARDEDAGTEADGSRSTRYCIHCYKDGAFTEPNLTKEEAVAKYAPMMAAHLGMPVGKAEGMVAQYLATLPRWRE, from the coding sequence ATGGAAGAGATATCCATGAAAGCATGCCAGAGCTGCGGCATGCCGATGAGAACGGAGAGTGACTTCGGCACCGAGGCCGACGGCACATGCTCGAATGACTACTGCATCAACTGCTACCAGCGTGGCGCCTTCACTGAGCCCGAGATCACCATCGACGCCATGGCGGAGAAAGGCGGCGCGATACTGGCGCAGCTCTTCGAGATCCCCGTCGGGAACGCGAAAAACTTCTGCAGAGAGCAACTCACCTGCCTGAAGCGGTGGGCAGGGCGGGAGATTCCGGTCTGCGCAAGCTGCGGGATGCCCCTCGCCCGGGACGAGGACGCCGGAACGGAGGCTGACGGATCGCGGAGCACCAGATACTGTATCCACTGCTACAAGGACGGGGCGTTCACCGAGCCCAATCTCACGAAGGAGGAGGCGGTTGCGAAATATGCCCCGATGATGGCGGCACACCTCGGCATGCCGGTCGGGAAGGCGGAGGGCATGGTGGCGCAGTACCTCGCGACGCTTCCACGGTGGCGGGAGTAA
- a CDS encoding serpin family protein, translated as MNRKMIGMLILASFIALGSIAAGCTELPGTTAVEPVSPARQATVADAARGVAAGNNEFAFDLYRSLANGSATENLFFSPFSISSALGITYEGARGETADEIRLVLHLPVNDTLRREGFAGINAGLNSGDANYTLRTANALWAEETYPFLPEYIETAERYYDANTTNLDFVGAPEESRLAINRWVEEQTEDRIQDLLPAGSITPLTRLVITNAIYFKGTWTLQFDANETEDTDFRVSQNQTVTVPMMQRTDEDAVYPYAETDSLQVLALPYASGDGQNLSMLVLLPKDGNLTVAEESLNLQNLSELRQSLESQRVDVYFPKFTLETEYGLPETLAAMGMPTPFTAAADFSGMDGSEDLFISDVVHKAFVDVNEEGTEAAAATGVVVSLTSVREDETPVFKADHPFVFLIQESETGNILFMGRVMRPEAA; from the coding sequence ATGAACCGAAAGATGATCGGCATGCTGATCCTGGCATCGTTCATCGCACTCGGCAGTATCGCTGCGGGGTGCACCGAACTGCCTGGAACGACGGCCGTAGAACCCGTATCCCCCGCCAGGCAGGCGACGGTGGCGGATGCCGCCCGCGGCGTCGCCGCGGGAAACAACGAGTTTGCTTTCGACCTCTACCGCTCCCTCGCGAACGGGTCGGCAACGGAGAATCTCTTCTTCTCGCCCTTCAGCATCTCATCGGCCCTCGGGATCACCTACGAAGGCGCACGGGGAGAGACCGCCGACGAGATACGGTTGGTGCTGCACCTCCCGGTGAATGATACGCTCCGCAGGGAGGGATTCGCCGGGATCAATGCCGGGCTGAACAGCGGCGATGCTAACTACACCCTGCGGACGGCGAACGCACTCTGGGCGGAAGAGACCTATCCGTTCCTCCCGGAGTACATCGAGACGGCGGAGCGTTATTACGACGCGAACACGACGAACCTCGACTTCGTGGGCGCTCCGGAGGAGTCGCGCCTGGCGATCAACCGGTGGGTCGAAGAGCAGACTGAGGATAGAATCCAGGATCTGCTGCCGGCCGGATCGATCACCCCGCTGACCCGGCTCGTGATCACGAACGCCATCTACTTCAAAGGAACGTGGACGCTGCAGTTCGACGCGAACGAGACCGAGGACACTGATTTCCGCGTCTCGCAGAACCAGACCGTCACCGTCCCGATGATGCAGCGGACCGACGAGGATGCCGTCTACCCGTATGCGGAGACCGATTCGCTCCAGGTGCTCGCGCTGCCGTACGCTTCCGGAGACGGGCAGAATCTCTCGATGCTCGTCCTGCTCCCGAAGGACGGGAACCTGACGGTTGCCGAGGAGAGTCTCAACCTGCAGAATCTCTCGGAGCTGCGGCAGTCGCTTGAATCACAGCGTGTCGACGTCTACTTCCCGAAGTTCACGCTCGAGACGGAGTACGGCCTCCCGGAGACGCTCGCGGCGATGGGGATGCCGACGCCCTTCACCGCAGCGGCCGATTTCTCAGGGATGGACGGATCGGAGGATCTCTTCATCAGCGACGTCGTCCATAAGGCGTTCGTCGACGTGAACGAGGAGGGCACCGAGGCAGCGGCGGCGACCGGGGTCGTCGTAAGCCTGACCTCCGTCCGGGAAGATGAGACGCCCGTCTTTAAGGCGGATCACCCGTTCGTCTTCCTCATTCAGGAGAGTGAGACCGGAAACATTCTCTTCATGGGGCGGGTTATGCGGCCGGAGGCGGCCTGA
- a CDS encoding putative sulfate/molybdate transporter, which yields MASHAQTGSDPGGIRFTLEEIAGGLGDIGTIFPIILGVALVSDVNISHIFLFLAAWYIIAGLYYRLPIPIEPMKAIGAIVIAEGITGDVIAAAGITLGVLFFILGVIGGMERIRKWIPQSVIRGVQAGLALLLLRTSLGYIIDDLLFAVLSIAIILVFFVLANRTRLPDISALVVIAIGLAAGILTVGFPPFRLIPLPHLIVPTFADFISGAWTLALPQIPLTLANAILATSLLTIDLFGKEVKPDRLSRTIGLMNLVSTPFGGFPMCHGAGGMAAQYRFGARTGGANIAAGLFILAFALLFAPPEVLTLIPIGIFGGLLVFVGIELGKHSIKTDSYIVTGVIAVLTLAVGLTVAFIAGMALAYALQRWRPGTGRVPEE from the coding sequence GTGGCATCGCACGCTCAGACGGGAAGCGATCCCGGAGGCATCCGGTTCACCCTTGAGGAGATCGCAGGCGGACTCGGGGATATCGGCACGATATTCCCGATCATCCTCGGGGTCGCCCTCGTCTCGGATGTCAATATCAGCCACATCTTCCTCTTCCTCGCGGCCTGGTACATCATCGCCGGCCTCTACTACAGGCTCCCGATTCCTATCGAACCGATGAAGGCCATCGGGGCGATCGTCATCGCCGAAGGAATAACAGGAGATGTAATCGCGGCAGCGGGAATTACTCTCGGAGTCCTCTTCTTCATCCTCGGGGTCATCGGCGGGATGGAGCGTATCCGAAAGTGGATCCCGCAGAGCGTCATCCGCGGTGTCCAGGCAGGGCTTGCACTCCTGCTGCTCAGGACGTCGCTTGGCTATATTATCGACGATCTTCTCTTCGCCGTGCTCTCGATCGCCATCATCCTCGTCTTCTTCGTTCTCGCAAACCGGACCCGGCTGCCGGACATTTCGGCCCTGGTCGTGATCGCGATCGGTCTTGCCGCCGGCATCCTCACGGTCGGGTTCCCACCGTTCCGCCTCATCCCCCTCCCGCACCTGATCGTTCCCACGTTCGCGGACTTTATCAGCGGTGCATGGACGCTTGCCCTCCCGCAGATCCCCCTGACCCTGGCGAACGCCATCCTCGCGACTTCGCTCCTGACGATCGATCTCTTCGGAAAGGAGGTCAAACCCGACCGCCTCTCCCGGACGATCGGCCTGATGAACCTGGTCTCGACACCCTTCGGCGGGTTTCCGATGTGCCACGGTGCCGGGGGGATGGCAGCCCAGTACCGGTTCGGTGCCCGCACCGGTGGAGCGAACATCGCCGCAGGCCTCTTCATCCTCGCCTTCGCATTGCTCTTCGCGCCTCCCGAGGTGCTGACCCTGATCCCGATCGGCATCTTCGGCGGGCTCCTGGTCTTCGTCGGGATCGAACTCGGAAAGCACAGCATCAAGACCGATTCGTATATCGTCACCGGGGTTATCGCCGTACTCACGCTCGCGGTCGGGCTCACGGTCGCGTTCATCGCCGGCATGGCTCTCGCGTACGCCCTGCAGCGGTGGCGGCCGGGAACGGGGCGGGTACCGGAGGAGTGA
- a CDS encoding ABC transporter permease: MRGLFRSPLKVVTIGAGVGLATFIVVLLVMVMSHPTLDGLISSLLSSEIRFAIYLSLATSFVSTILCILIGVPAAYALARYDFFGKHAVNTILDMPLALPPLVAGVGLLLFFGASPIGKALAMAGLVFVFTPLGIIVAQFFVNVPFMLRIMRSTFEGISPRYEYVAKTLGCTDTQALWRVTLPMAANGFLAGSVITWAKGIGEFGAALMIAGATRMVTETLPISLFLNMSCGKLNLAISAATILIAISVVSLYVFERYGGWARL, encoded by the coding sequence GTGAGAGGTCTTTTCCGCTCGCCGCTGAAGGTAGTCACTATCGGCGCGGGCGTTGGGCTCGCCACGTTCATTGTGGTGCTCCTCGTTATGGTGATGAGCCATCCGACTCTGGACGGCCTCATCTCCTCACTCCTCTCTTCCGAGATCCGGTTCGCCATCTACCTGAGCCTGGCGACGTCGTTTGTCTCGACGATCCTCTGCATCCTGATCGGTGTTCCGGCGGCGTACGCACTTGCACGCTACGACTTCTTCGGGAAGCACGCCGTAAACACGATCCTCGACATGCCGCTCGCGCTCCCGCCGCTCGTGGCGGGTGTCGGGCTGCTGCTCTTCTTCGGTGCGAGCCCGATAGGAAAAGCGCTGGCGATGGCGGGACTGGTCTTCGTCTTTACGCCTCTCGGGATCATCGTCGCGCAGTTCTTCGTCAACGTCCCCTTTATGCTGCGCATCATGCGGTCCACCTTCGAGGGGATCAGCCCCCGGTACGAGTACGTGGCAAAGACGCTCGGGTGCACCGATACCCAGGCGCTCTGGCGTGTTACCCTGCCGATGGCGGCGAATGGGTTCCTTGCAGGCTCGGTGATCACCTGGGCGAAGGGTATTGGGGAGTTCGGTGCCGCGCTGATGATCGCCGGGGCAACCCGCATGGTGACCGAGACGCTGCCGATCTCCCTCTTCCTGAACATGTCGTGCGGGAAACTGAACCTCGCCATCTCGGCGGCGACCATCCTGATCGCCATCAGCGTCGTCTCGCTCTACGTCTTCGAACGCTACGGCGGGTGGGCGCGCCTGTAG
- the tsaA gene encoding tRNA (N6-threonylcarbamoyladenosine(37)-N6)-methyltransferase TrmO, protein MVITVNRNYQDVKTMEIRYRPIGIVHSEFTEQDETPIQGIFNESVGRVEVFPEYAEGLRDIESFSHIILLYHFDRAGECTLLQKPFLDGEKERGIFAIRHFKRPNPIGISIVRLLGVHGNVLEIKGVDVLDGTPLIDIKPYVYRFDHRDEVRSGWVDDQHIDDIAEWNSTPRALRDRERTNQ, encoded by the coding sequence ATGGTAATTACCGTGAACAGAAACTACCAGGACGTGAAAACCATGGAGATCCGATACCGACCGATAGGCATCGTTCATTCAGAGTTCACCGAGCAGGATGAGACACCGATTCAGGGGATCTTCAACGAGTCAGTTGGACGGGTTGAGGTCTTCCCTGAGTACGCGGAGGGACTGCGGGACATCGAGTCCTTCTCGCACATAATTCTCCTCTACCATTTCGACCGGGCGGGTGAGTGCACCCTCCTCCAGAAGCCGTTCCTGGACGGCGAAAAGGAGCGCGGTATCTTTGCCATCAGGCACTTCAAGCGCCCGAACCCGATCGGCATCTCGATCGTCAGGCTGCTCGGCGTGCACGGGAACGTGCTCGAGATCAAAGGGGTGGACGTCCTCGACGGGACGCCGCTGATCGATATCAAACCCTATGTCTACCGGTTCGATCACCGCGATGAAGTCCGGAGCGGATGGGTAGACGACCAGCACATCGACGACATCGCCGAGTGGAACAGCACGCCAAGGGCGCTACGGGACCGGGAGAGGACGAACCAGTGA
- the wtpC gene encoding tungstate ABC transporter ATP-binding protein WtpC yields MLQITNVSKDMGEFFLDSVSLEVLDGEYLVIIGPTGAGKTILLETVAGIYEPDSGEIRLDGREITDAPPKDRKICMVYQDYMLFPHLTVEENIGFGLKSKKVPKEEIAEAVRKYATMLNIAHLLHRYPGTLSGGEQQRAAIARAMVMSPRALLLDEPLSALDAKTREILRRELKSLHALTKTTVIHITHNFEEVFDLADRVAIMNQGRIVQIGMPDEIFRRPKDRFVADFVGATNVFRGVSSVDDGIAVIAIDGPQIRAHSAEEGEVYVSVRPEDILISTEPLASPVRNSFPGTIREIVHVGAVVRLTVDAGAEFIVALTRQGFEETGLSVGDPVFIAFKATAAHVFPGGNA; encoded by the coding sequence ATGCTGCAGATAACGAACGTATCAAAGGATATGGGTGAATTTTTCCTCGACAGCGTCTCGCTTGAGGTTCTGGACGGGGAGTACCTGGTGATCATCGGCCCGACCGGAGCGGGAAAGACGATCCTTCTCGAGACGGTTGCCGGAATCTACGAACCGGACTCCGGAGAGATCCGCCTCGACGGACGCGAGATCACCGATGCACCGCCGAAGGATCGGAAGATCTGTATGGTCTATCAGGACTACATGCTCTTCCCGCACCTGACGGTTGAGGAGAATATCGGGTTTGGCCTGAAGTCGAAGAAGGTCCCGAAAGAGGAGATTGCTGAGGCGGTCCGGAAGTATGCGACGATGCTGAACATCGCCCACCTGCTCCACCGGTATCCGGGCACGCTCTCCGGCGGCGAGCAGCAGCGGGCTGCGATTGCGCGCGCGATGGTTATGAGCCCGCGAGCGCTTCTCCTGGACGAGCCTCTCAGTGCGCTGGATGCAAAGACCCGCGAGATCCTCCGCAGGGAGCTCAAGTCGCTGCATGCCCTCACGAAGACGACCGTCATCCACATAACGCACAACTTCGAGGAGGTCTTCGATCTTGCCGACCGTGTCGCTATCATGAATCAGGGTCGGATCGTCCAGATCGGGATGCCCGACGAGATCTTCCGGCGGCCGAAGGACCGGTTTGTGGCAGACTTTGTGGGTGCGACGAATGTTTTCCGGGGTGTATCGTCCGTTGATGACGGCATCGCCGTTATCGCGATCGACGGGCCGCAGATACGTGCTCATTCGGCTGAGGAAGGAGAGGTCTACGTCTCCGTCCGGCCGGAGGATATTCTGATCTCAACAGAGCCCCTCGCTTCGCCGGTGCGGAACTCATTCCCCGGAACGATCCGCGAGATCGTGCACGTCGGCGCAGTCGTCAGGCTCACGGTTGATGCAGGAGCGGAATTTATCGTTGCCCTGACACGGCAGGGATTCGAGGAGACCGGTCTTTCCGTCGGCGATCCGGTTTTCATCGCATTCAAAGCCACTGCCGCCCACGTCTTCCCCGGCGGGAACGCCTGA
- the modA gene encoding molybdate ABC transporter substrate-binding protein, translated as MHNKRIVFMLLLVTCASVFICGCTGPAATAESNEATGESASLLVYCGAGMREPMDEIGTVFTEKYGNAVNYNFAGSSALLSQMELVKQGDVYMPGATSYFDAAREKGFVEKEELVVYHVPVIVVPKGNPANITCLADLARPGVKVELGDAEACAIGKLCDSLLAKNGIKDEVFANTVARTATVNELIVHTSLGQTDAAIVWEDLYESEKLDLVKIPKEQNIIKIVPIGSLTFSEQKELADQFVAFVSSDEGKAIFTAHGFTTYPDSYYGTV; from the coding sequence ATGCACAACAAACGGATTGTTTTCATGCTGCTGCTCGTCACCTGTGCATCCGTCTTCATCTGCGGATGCACCGGTCCTGCAGCAACTGCTGAGTCGAATGAAGCCACAGGCGAGTCTGCATCGCTCCTGGTCTACTGCGGTGCCGGCATGCGTGAACCGATGGATGAGATCGGTACTGTCTTTACGGAGAAGTACGGTAACGCCGTAAACTACAATTTCGCTGGTTCGAGTGCACTGCTCTCGCAGATGGAACTGGTTAAGCAGGGCGATGTCTACATGCCGGGCGCGACCTCGTACTTCGATGCTGCCCGCGAGAAAGGCTTTGTCGAGAAGGAAGAACTCGTCGTCTACCACGTCCCGGTGATCGTCGTGCCGAAGGGCAACCCGGCAAATATCACCTGTCTTGCCGACCTCGCACGGCCGGGAGTCAAGGTGGAGCTCGGCGACGCGGAGGCCTGTGCCATCGGCAAGCTCTGTGACAGCCTGCTTGCTAAAAACGGTATCAAGGACGAAGTCTTTGCCAACACCGTTGCACGCACGGCGACGGTGAACGAGCTCATCGTCCACACCTCGCTCGGACAGACAGATGCCGCGATCGTCTGGGAGGATCTCTACGAAAGCGAGAAGCTCGACCTTGTCAAGATCCCGAAGGAGCAGAATATCATCAAGATCGTTCCCATCGGCAGTCTGACCTTCTCCGAACAGAAGGAGCTCGCCGATCAGTTCGTCGCGTTTGTCTCCTCCGATGAGGGTAAGGCGATCTTCACTGCACACGGATTCACGACCTACCCCGACTCCTACTACGGGACGGTCTGA
- a CDS encoding transcriptional regulator, translating into MKLPCQAIVWDVLPAIRAAIAEELIRCGVSQQEAARLLGMAPSAISQYLSGKRGYRIVFENDVKASIRELARDLREGKVDDLAGRICAICIQLREEDREFCRCSEEMSDETPGTPD; encoded by the coding sequence ATGAAGTTGCCCTGTCAGGCTATTGTCTGGGATGTGCTGCCCGCAATACGGGCGGCTATCGCTGAAGAACTGATCCGGTGCGGCGTCTCCCAGCAGGAGGCCGCCCGGCTTCTCGGGATGGCGCCTTCGGCGATCTCGCAGTACCTCTCCGGGAAGCGAGGCTACCGGATCGTCTTTGAGAACGACGTGAAGGCATCGATCAGAGAGCTCGCCCGGGATCTCCGCGAAGGAAAGGTCGACGACCTCGCCGGACGGATCTGCGCCATCTGCATACAGCTCCGGGAAGAAGATCGTGAGTTCTGCCGGTGCAGTGAGGAGATGAGCGATGAAACCCCGGGAACGCCTGACTGA
- a CDS encoding HesA/MoeB/ThiF family protein, with product MTGSFRESELSRYDRQILLFGEEGQERLKAAKIFIAGAGGLGCPVALYLAAAGVGEIRLADCDAVDRTNLNRQVLHWEKDLGRRKTDSAAEKLRLLNPDVRVTDLPATINEANAAALVGDADLIIDALDNFETRYLLNRVALAKGIPFIHGAIRGFDGQATTIIPGKTACLRCIFPRAPPAEVFPAVGVTAGIIGMIQANEAIKFLLGMDGLLAGRLLIWSGATTEMESLPVERHPDCQDCGAARRER from the coding sequence GTGACCGGCTCCTTCCGCGAGAGCGAGCTCTCGCGTTACGACCGGCAGATCCTCCTCTTCGGTGAGGAGGGGCAGGAGCGGCTGAAGGCGGCGAAGATCTTTATCGCCGGCGCCGGCGGGCTCGGCTGTCCGGTCGCCCTCTACCTTGCCGCGGCAGGGGTCGGGGAGATCCGGCTTGCCGACTGCGACGCCGTCGACCGCACGAACCTGAACCGGCAGGTTCTCCACTGGGAGAAGGATCTCGGTCGCAGGAAGACCGACTCCGCTGCAGAGAAACTCCGTTTGCTGAACCCGGATGTCAGGGTCACGGATCTTCCGGCCACCATCAATGAAGCGAACGCCGCAGCGCTCGTCGGGGACGCCGACCTGATCATCGACGCCCTCGACAACTTCGAGACCCGCTACCTCTTGAACCGGGTCGCGCTCGCGAAGGGTATCCCGTTCATCCACGGCGCTATCCGGGGGTTCGACGGCCAGGCGACGACCATCATCCCTGGTAAGACCGCCTGCCTCCGGTGCATCTTCCCGAGGGCTCCTCCGGCGGAAGTCTTCCCGGCTGTCGGCGTCACGGCCGGGATCATCGGGATGATCCAGGCGAACGAGGCGATCAAGTTCCTCCTCGGGATGGACGGCCTGCTTGCCGGCAGGCTCCTCATCTGGAGCGGGGCTACAACGGAGATGGAGAGTCTGCCGGTTGAGCGGCACCCGGACTGCCAGGACTGCGGCGCGGCGAGGCGGGAGCGATAG